From the genome of Nitrosopumilus sp., one region includes:
- a CDS encoding radical SAM protein, whose product MTNYRGNFLYGFIACGPYEVLPEWVFDKVFCPSVETDPITGEVKVAQIGLRRIESSLVQGGYKKEDVFMAHPEMLERSIGPDTKVVGINVMDPLGMAPVTTTMSPEKLSYVAMKFKRMCASIIQLKKKYDFKVVVGGNGAWELAKSDRMKIHGIDTVVVGEADELAVDLFQDLEKNDAPELMHCFVRNLENIPVIEGPTINSLIEAMRGCGRGCDFCDVNKRSKKDLPLDRLQHEAKTNLDYGFDSIWLHSDEMLLYGCDNRDFIPNRDAIVDLWKGLKGLGANFIGTTHMTFSAVAADPILMQQISHVNEQDRTGRWLATNLGIETVSPNMVKKHLGVKTKPFSSEEWGSVVREGAKILNDNHWFPAATIIIGWPDETPDDVQFTINMMSDFREMNFRGLVAPLLYQDFSEKNSMHFGNLNEAQFTLFWKCWENNLRVINDIIPIILRNKTYGPPMKVFMYGILKAGTWAIMRYLRGLCKDLFNGRTPDEIIDKYARSRSVSAPKIQTKKL is encoded by the coding sequence ATGACAAATTATAGAGGGAATTTCCTTTATGGGTTTATTGCATGTGGGCCTTATGAAGTACTTCCAGAATGGGTTTTTGACAAGGTTTTTTGTCCTTCAGTGGAAACAGATCCAATTACAGGAGAAGTCAAAGTTGCCCAAATTGGGCTAAGAAGGATTGAGAGTTCATTAGTTCAAGGAGGTTATAAAAAAGAAGATGTGTTTATGGCACATCCTGAAATGTTAGAAAGATCAATCGGGCCAGACACCAAGGTTGTAGGAATTAATGTTATGGATCCACTAGGCATGGCCCCAGTTACAACAACAATGTCTCCAGAAAAATTGTCATACGTTGCAATGAAGTTTAAAAGAATGTGTGCCAGTATAATACAGCTTAAAAAAAAATATGATTTCAAAGTTGTCGTCGGCGGTAATGGAGCATGGGAGCTGGCCAAATCAGACAGAATGAAAATACATGGAATTGATACTGTAGTCGTAGGCGAAGCTGATGAGTTAGCAGTGGATTTATTCCAAGATTTAGAAAAAAATGATGCACCAGAATTAATGCATTGTTTTGTAAGGAATCTTGAAAACATTCCAGTGATTGAAGGTCCAACCATTAATTCACTTATCGAAGCAATGCGCGGTTGTGGCAGAGGTTGTGACTTTTGTGACGTAAATAAAAGATCAAAGAAAGATCTGCCATTAGACAGATTGCAACATGAGGCAAAAACCAACTTAGATTATGGATTTGATTCTATCTGGCTACATTCTGATGAAATGTTACTCTACGGATGTGACAACCGTGACTTTATTCCAAATAGAGACGCCATAGTAGATTTATGGAAAGGACTCAAGGGGTTAGGAGCGAATTTTATCGGTACAACACATATGACATTTTCAGCAGTTGCAGCAGATCCCATTCTAATGCAACAAATTTCACATGTTAATGAACAAGACAGAACAGGAAGATGGCTTGCCACTAATTTAGGAATTGAAACAGTGTCACCAAACATGGTAAAAAAACATCTTGGCGTTAAAACAAAACCTTTTTCATCAGAAGAGTGGGGAAGCGTTGTAAGAGAAGGCGCAAAAATTCTAAATGATAATCATTGGTTCCCAGCTGCAACAATCATCATCGGATGGCCTGATGAAACACCAGACGACGTGCAATTCACCATAAATATGATGAGTGACTTTAGAGAAATGAATTTCAGAGGATTAGTCGCACCTTTATTGTATCAAGATTTCAGTGAGAAAAATTCAATGCATTTTGGAAACTTGAATGAGGCGCAATTTACATTGTTTTGGAAATGTTGGGAAAATAATTTACGAGTAATCAATGACATCATTCCAATTATTCTCAGAAACAAGACGTATGGACCTCCAATGAAAGTATTCATGTACGGAATTCTAAAAGCTGGTACATGGGCAATAATGAGATATCTCAGAGGATTGTGCAAGGATTTGTTTAACGGAAGAACTCCAGACGAAATTATTGACAAATACGCAAGAAGTAGATCAGTATCTGCCCCTAAAATTCAGACAAAAAAGCTATAG
- the larB gene encoding nickel pincer cofactor biosynthesis protein LarB, translating into MEIHEILEAVKIGKTSVNHAKKLLSLHSIEEVEGFAKIDINRRKRRGIPEVVYAETKELDEIKKITKKTLEKTNSMIISRIRKEDYPQISAYAKKLKVKIKTGKNSSSLLLFKKPIKLQGGKVGIITAGTSDIGVAEESRLMCEAMNCKCITSYDVGVAGIQRIFPVLKEMINEDVDCIVVAAGMEGALATLVSTLVDIPIIGIPTSVGYGYGEKGIAALASMLQSCSLGLSVVNIDNGIAAGGIAANIANRAIKKNNSN; encoded by the coding sequence TTGGAAATTCACGAAATTCTAGAAGCAGTAAAAATAGGAAAAACTTCAGTGAATCACGCAAAAAAGCTTTTGTCATTGCATTCGATTGAAGAGGTGGAAGGATTTGCCAAAATTGACATTAATCGAAGAAAAAGAAGAGGGATTCCAGAAGTAGTCTATGCCGAAACTAAGGAACTAGATGAAATTAAAAAAATTACAAAAAAGACACTAGAAAAAACAAATTCAATGATCATTTCAAGGATTAGAAAAGAAGACTATCCGCAAATCTCAGCATATGCAAAAAAATTAAAAGTTAAGATCAAGACTGGAAAAAATTCATCGTCATTATTATTATTTAAAAAACCAATTAAGTTACAAGGAGGAAAAGTAGGAATTATCACTGCAGGCACATCAGACATAGGAGTTGCAGAAGAATCCAGATTGATGTGTGAAGCCATGAATTGTAAATGCATTACAAGCTACGATGTAGGTGTTGCAGGTATACAGAGAATTTTTCCAGTTTTAAAAGAAATGATAAACGAGGATGTGGACTGCATAGTTGTTGCAGCAGGAATGGAAGGGGCACTAGCTACATTGGTTTCCACATTGGTAGACATACCAATCATAGGAATTCCGACGTCTGTAGGATACGGTTATGGAGAGAAAGGAATTGCAGCACTTGCATCAATGCTACAAAGTTGTTCGCTAGGATTATCAGTCGTAAATATTGACAATGGGATTGCAGCTGGTGGAATAGCAGCAAATATTGCCAATAGAGCGATTAAGAAAAATAATTCCAACTAA
- a CDS encoding malate dehydrogenase, producing the protein MITIIGSGKVGGDAALFSALKKLDDQILLLDVAKGLPQGEAMDINHMLSEQGIDVEVKGSNDFADMKGSNIVVVVAGSGRKPGMTRMDLLKINASVVKSVVENVKKYADDSIIIPVTNPLDPMAYVTYKESGFDKSRVFGMGGMLDLSRFRQFIHEATGHSRDSIRALVIGEHGENMLPLPRFSSVSGIPLSSFLPKEKLDELVINTKQVAAKVIELKGTTVHAPGNAISAIIESVVRDRKQVIPVATYLDGEYGHSDVTIGVPAIIGKKGVEKIIELDLNEEEKQVFAKGVESVKSAISGIEI; encoded by the coding sequence ATGATTACAATTATTGGTTCTGGAAAAGTGGGCGGAGATGCTGCATTATTTTCTGCATTAAAGAAATTAGACGATCAAATATTGTTGCTGGATGTAGCTAAAGGACTTCCACAGGGAGAAGCGATGGACATCAATCACATGTTGTCTGAACAAGGAATTGACGTGGAAGTAAAAGGATCAAATGATTTTGCAGATATGAAGGGATCAAATATTGTCGTAGTGGTTGCAGGTTCCGGGCGAAAACCAGGAATGACAAGAATGGATCTGTTGAAAATTAATGCATCAGTCGTAAAGAGCGTTGTTGAAAACGTAAAAAAATATGCAGATGACTCCATCATAATTCCAGTTACAAATCCACTAGACCCAATGGCCTATGTTACTTACAAAGAATCAGGATTTGATAAAAGCAGAGTGTTTGGTATGGGAGGAATGTTAGATTTATCCAGATTTAGGCAATTTATTCATGAAGCAACTGGACACTCTCGAGATTCAATAAGAGCACTAGTGATTGGAGAACATGGAGAAAATATGTTACCACTCCCAAGATTTTCATCGGTGTCAGGAATTCCTCTGTCATCTTTTCTTCCAAAAGAAAAATTAGATGAATTAGTCATTAACACAAAACAAGTGGCAGCTAAAGTAATCGAGTTAAAAGGAACTACAGTGCACGCACCAGGCAATGCGATTTCTGCAATTATTGAATCAGTTGTAAGAGATAGAAAACAAGTCATCCCAGTTGCAACATATCTTGACGGCGAATACGGTCACTCAGATGTCACCATAGGAGTCCCGGCAATTATTGGTAAAAAGGGTGTAGAAAAAATTATTGAGTTAGACCTAAACGAGGAGGAAAAACAGGTGTTTGCAAAAGGAGTGGAAAGTGTAAAAAGTGCCATCTCAGGCATTGAGATCTAA
- the larC gene encoding nickel pincer cofactor biosynthesis protein LarC, with product MVLVIDPQIAGISGDMLLCSLIDLGANKNKVIDGIMQSEKFLSNSTIKKLNFEKIQKHGIQSFQLDLETDEGVHNRKGSEIKKAIYDSVMSIGLSQTAKIFAGSCISTLISSESTIHGIPEESVHFHEASGIDTLVDIVGISIALEDLKLFDEKIFCLPVSVGGGSVTFSHGTMSNPAGAILEIFKNSNLMIKGNNANEELTTPTGACILVNLVHESVDFYPSMKIDSIGYGAGQKEFETFSNVLKIVKGSENNFESDSVKVLETNVDDVSGEILGNLIEKTMEKGALDVSICNGITKKGRPTNLISVICTNKNIDKIIDTLVMETGTLGVRVSDSNRFIVPRSMHTVNLNLNGSSFQINYKKFSYMGKTDFKIEFDDLKKVSYILDKSIREIDILLRKEIQQLESYDG from the coding sequence ATGGTTCTTGTAATTGATCCACAAATTGCGGGCATATCTGGAGACATGCTTCTTTGTTCGTTAATAGATCTTGGTGCTAACAAAAATAAGGTGATTGATGGAATTATGCAATCTGAAAAATTTCTTTCAAATTCTACTATAAAAAAGCTTAATTTTGAAAAAATCCAAAAACATGGAATTCAATCTTTCCAATTGGATCTAGAAACTGATGAGGGTGTTCATAACCGGAAAGGTTCAGAAATTAAAAAAGCCATTTATGATTCGGTTATGTCCATTGGACTTTCTCAAACCGCGAAAATATTTGCAGGATCTTGTATTAGCACATTGATCTCTTCAGAGTCCACAATACATGGAATCCCTGAAGAATCGGTTCATTTTCATGAGGCATCTGGGATTGACACTCTCGTAGATATTGTTGGAATTTCAATCGCATTGGAAGATTTGAAACTATTTGACGAAAAAATTTTTTGTCTGCCTGTTTCAGTTGGGGGAGGTTCTGTAACATTTTCACACGGTACAATGTCAAATCCGGCAGGTGCAATTCTTGAGATTTTCAAAAATTCTAACTTGATGATTAAAGGAAACAATGCAAATGAAGAACTTACAACTCCGACGGGCGCCTGTATATTGGTAAATTTGGTGCATGAGTCTGTAGATTTCTATCCGTCTATGAAAATTGATTCAATTGGTTATGGTGCTGGACAAAAAGAATTTGAAACTTTTTCGAATGTCTTAAAAATTGTTAAAGGCTCTGAAAATAATTTTGAAAGTGATTCTGTCAAAGTTCTTGAAACAAATGTGGATGATGTTTCAGGTGAGATTTTGGGAAATCTAATTGAAAAAACTATGGAAAAAGGTGCATTGGATGTATCTATATGTAATGGAATTACGAAGAAAGGAAGACCTACAAATCTCATATCCGTTATCTGTACCAATAAAAATATTGATAAAATCATCGATACGTTAGTAATGGAAACTGGAACTCTGGGTGTTCGTGTTTCTGATTCCAATCGATTTATTGTTCCTAGGTCTATGCATACTGTTAATCTGAATTTGAACGGTTCATCTTTTCAGATCAATTACAAAAAATTTTCTTATATGGGAAAGACTGATTTCAAAATAGAATTTGATGACTTGAAGAAAGTCTCCTATATTCTTGATAAATCCATTAGAGAAATAGATATTTTATTGAGAAAAGAGATTCAACAATTGGAGAGTTATGATGGGTAA
- the larE gene encoding ATP-dependent sacrificial sulfur transferase LarE, giving the protein MGNLDDLVNWFENKNKVIIALSGGVDSALVAYAAFQELGDSAIAVTADYKTLSKEELRTAKQICSEIGIRQLFLDYDELENEEFTKNDSNRCFHCRLELGDHLIKLAKEHDVEIIVDGTNVDDLGDYRPGIEALRQNGIRSPLLETNFSKSKIRETAHMVGLSVFDRPSNSCLASRIPWGQRVTAEKLIRIELGETIVKQLTKIKQVRVRDISGSAKIEVNQKMISVFHDDDVLKQITKKLKMIGFTSVKVDQEGYKPGKINVITD; this is encoded by the coding sequence ATGGGTAATCTTGATGATCTTGTAAATTGGTTTGAGAATAAAAATAAAGTGATAATTGCACTTTCTGGCGGTGTTGATAGCGCACTTGTTGCATATGCTGCATTTCAAGAATTAGGGGATTCTGCCATTGCGGTAACTGCTGATTACAAGACTTTGTCTAAAGAAGAACTTCGTACTGCTAAACAGATCTGCTCTGAGATCGGCATCCGACAACTCTTTTTAGATTATGATGAACTTGAAAATGAAGAATTCACAAAAAATGATTCTAACCGATGTTTTCATTGTAGGCTAGAATTGGGAGATCATTTGATTAAATTGGCAAAAGAGCATGACGTTGAGATTATAGTTGATGGGACCAATGTTGATGATTTGGGTGACTATAGACCTGGAATTGAAGCGTTAAGACAAAATGGAATTCGCAGTCCCCTTTTGGAAACTAATTTCTCAAAATCAAAAATTAGAGAAACTGCACATATGGTGGGACTATCTGTATTTGACAGGCCGTCTAATTCATGTTTGGCATCTAGAATTCCTTGGGGACAACGGGTAACTGCTGAAAAATTAATTCGAATAGAGCTTGGTGAAACAATTGTTAAACAACTCACTAAAATAAAACAGGTCAGGGTTCGTGATATTAGCGGTTCTGCAAAAATTGAAGTAAATCAAAAAATGATATCCGTATTTCATGATGATGATGTTTTGAAACAAATAACTAAAAAATTAAAAATGATCGGTTTTACTTCTGTTAAAGTTGATCAAGAAGGATATAAACCGGGAAAAATTAATGTGATTACAGATTGA
- a CDS encoding aminotransferase class V-fold PLP-dependent enzyme has product MIYLDNAASTQIHEDVLESMLPYFKEQYGNASSIHRYGRLAHKAIEKARKQIASLINANPSEILITSGGTESNNTVLKGMSGKNKGNKIITSLIEHDAILEPCKKLIHDELITVDYLPVNRFGTIDPSKLASCLSDDTCLVSIMFGNNEVGTVQQISEFAKLCNARKIPFHTDAVQAVGKVSIDVKALGVDLLSISSHKLHGPKGVGALYIKNGTNIDPIILGGGQEYGLRSGTENVASIVGFGKACEMAKNSLTKNTSYVQNLRDLLVEKVLREIPEVTLNGDPQSRLPNNAHFTFLGVNGEDLIIKLDEYGIAASTGSACSVNTQKASHVLQAMDFSHEQITGSLRLTLGIFNNKEEIEQTVNSLKIIVEELRSFSPFKEKYSFGVKS; this is encoded by the coding sequence TTGATTTATCTGGATAATGCAGCATCTACTCAAATCCATGAAGATGTTTTAGAATCGATGTTGCCATATTTTAAAGAACAATATGGAAATGCCTCATCTATTCACAGATATGGTAGATTGGCACACAAAGCTATTGAAAAAGCTAGAAAACAAATCGCTTCTTTAATAAACGCAAATCCCTCTGAAATTTTAATTACTTCTGGAGGTACAGAATCCAACAATACTGTATTGAAAGGAATGTCTGGAAAAAACAAGGGTAATAAAATAATCACTTCTCTAATTGAACATGATGCAATTTTAGAGCCTTGTAAAAAATTAATTCACGATGAATTGATTACCGTAGATTATCTGCCTGTCAATCGCTTTGGAACCATAGATCCATCCAAATTGGCAAGTTGTTTGTCTGATGATACTTGTCTTGTTTCAATAATGTTTGGAAATAACGAGGTTGGTACTGTTCAACAAATTTCTGAATTTGCCAAACTATGTAATGCCCGTAAAATTCCATTTCACACTGATGCTGTTCAGGCAGTTGGCAAGGTTTCAATTGACGTTAAGGCTTTAGGAGTGGATTTACTATCTATTTCATCTCATAAACTTCATGGTCCGAAAGGGGTAGGTGCATTGTACATCAAAAATGGTACGAATATAGATCCTATAATTTTAGGTGGAGGTCAGGAATACGGTTTACGTTCTGGAACTGAAAATGTTGCAAGTATTGTTGGATTTGGCAAGGCGTGTGAAATGGCAAAAAATAGTTTGACCAAAAATACTTCTTACGTACAAAATCTTCGAGATCTTCTTGTTGAAAAAGTGTTGCGTGAAATTCCTGAAGTCACTTTAAACGGTGATCCTCAATCAAGACTTCCAAATAATGCACACTTTACGTTTCTTGGTGTTAATGGCGAAGATCTGATAATTAAACTAGACGAGTATGGGATTGCAGCTTCTACAGGTTCTGCCTGTTCGGTTAATACCCAAAAGGCATCTCATGTTTTACAGGCTATGGATTTTTCACATGAACAAATTACCGGTTCTTTAAGATTGACTCTTGGCATTTTTAATAACAAGGAAGAAATTGAACAAACCGTTAATTCTTTAAAAATAATCGTTGAAGAGTTAAGATCATTTTCACCATTCAAAGAAAAATACTCTTTTGGCGTTAAATCTTAG